In the Pseudomonadota bacterium genome, one interval contains:
- the cas7e gene encoding type I-E CRISPR-associated protein Cas7/Cse4/CasC: protein MAGTSRPHTLFLQYHTLTSYPAALLNRDDQGFAKRLPFGGATRTRVSSQCLKRHWRAFDGEHSLASVGGDRESVTRSVRSRETFERLVAAPLHKEGVAKDLAHAATEAVKEQVLGKSKKTKKAKQPVNDDAQEAKAGDDSGATLGTSQVTVLGRPEIEFFLSEARAIASDAGEAKQVAKIAKKRFSNDWGKNLLGLKRAAGLDAALFGRMVTSSKLARADAAVHVAHSFTVHAEHSETDYFSAMDDLSSGSDEGEQLGSGHIGNAELTSGLFYGYLVVDVPQLVSNLEGCEQSRWLDADRTLAAEVVCRLAQLVTRVSPGAKLGSTAPYAVAHLLLAEAGQSQPRTLANAFLKPVPPRPDLLANTYSALSRYVSDVDGVYALGNRRAIAALAATKELAALAPPGSLDSAAKFAARAVLEAP from the coding sequence ATGGCAGGAACCTCGAGACCGCACACGCTCTTTCTGCAGTATCACACGCTGACGTCCTACCCGGCCGCCCTGCTCAATAGGGACGACCAGGGATTCGCCAAGCGCCTCCCCTTTGGGGGCGCCACCCGAACGCGTGTCTCTTCGCAGTGCCTCAAGCGCCACTGGCGAGCCTTCGACGGGGAACATTCGCTAGCGAGCGTTGGCGGTGACCGCGAATCCGTGACGCGTTCGGTGCGTTCACGGGAGACCTTCGAGCGCCTTGTTGCCGCTCCGTTGCACAAAGAGGGCGTGGCCAAGGACCTCGCGCATGCGGCGACCGAAGCCGTCAAGGAGCAAGTGCTTGGAAAGAGCAAGAAGACCAAGAAGGCCAAGCAGCCAGTCAATGACGACGCGCAAGAGGCCAAAGCCGGCGACGACTCGGGCGCGACTCTTGGCACGAGCCAGGTCACCGTGTTGGGCCGGCCCGAGATCGAGTTCTTTCTGAGCGAAGCGCGTGCCATCGCCAGCGACGCTGGCGAAGCGAAGCAGGTAGCCAAAATCGCCAAGAAGCGTTTCAGCAACGATTGGGGCAAGAACCTGCTCGGGCTCAAGCGTGCTGCAGGGCTCGATGCCGCGTTGTTTGGCCGGATGGTAACGAGCAGCAAGCTGGCCCGTGCGGATGCGGCGGTTCACGTGGCTCACTCGTTCACGGTCCACGCGGAGCACTCGGAGACCGACTACTTCTCGGCCATGGACGACCTGTCGAGCGGTAGCGACGAGGGCGAGCAATTGGGAAGCGGGCACATTGGTAACGCCGAGCTCACGAGCGGGCTCTTCTACGGCTACCTCGTGGTGGACGTGCCACAGCTCGTGTCCAACCTGGAAGGCTGCGAGCAGAGCCGGTGGCTCGACGCGGACCGCACGCTGGCTGCCGAGGTTGTGTGCCGGCTAGCGCAACTCGTGACCCGCGTTAGCCCCGGTGCCAAGCTTGGATCGACGGCCCCTTACGCCGTGGCTCATCTGCTGCTAGCCGAAGCAGGCCAAAGCCAGCCCAGGACGCTCGCCAACGCGTTTCTTAAACCCGTTCCTCCGCGGCCTGACTTGTTGGCCAACACGTATTCAGCCCTCAGTCGCTACGTTTCGGATGTCGATGGCGTGTACGCGCTTGGTAACCGGCGCGCCATAGCGGCGCTCGCTGCCACGAAGGAGCTGGCCGCGTTGGCTCCACCCGGATCGCTGGACAGTGCCGCCAAGTTCGCGGCGCGAGCCGTCCTGGAGGCCCCGTGA
- the cas1e gene encoding type I-E CRISPR-associated endonuclease Cas1e produces MGGRKPGSTARQEPGPELRGRLGLETARVPQRDRHGLLWLGRGQLYVVEGTLRFKCAGFYDLDPGDYAIPFQLLTCLMLQPGTSVTHDVLRLCAAHGTGVVAVGEGGTRFFASAPQSTHESARARRQARLWADEDSRNMLARRLYAWRLGELFPEAAISVLRGMEGARMKETYRRLAQQHGVQWRGRRYDRDNPTAADLANQAINHAVTAVEATAMVAVVVTGAIPQLGFIHEDAGHAFTLDVTDLFRDSVTLPVAFASAKQAARHPGDDIERITRRLAAKTLRQNKTVLEMIDRIKELFDQPAGSQA; encoded by the coding sequence ATGGGAGGCCGCAAGCCGGGTTCGACCGCCCGTCAAGAGCCCGGGCCGGAGCTTCGCGGGCGCCTCGGGTTGGAGACGGCCCGTGTTCCCCAGCGGGACCGGCATGGCCTGCTGTGGCTTGGGCGCGGGCAGCTATACGTGGTGGAGGGCACGCTGCGCTTCAAATGCGCCGGCTTCTACGACCTGGACCCCGGTGACTACGCCATCCCGTTTCAGCTCCTCACCTGCCTCATGCTGCAGCCGGGTACGTCCGTGACCCACGACGTACTACGTTTGTGTGCAGCGCACGGCACCGGCGTCGTTGCTGTGGGGGAAGGGGGAACCAGGTTCTTTGCCAGCGCCCCGCAGTCGACGCATGAATCGGCACGCGCGCGGAGGCAGGCTCGCTTGTGGGCTGACGAAGACTCGCGGAACATGCTGGCACGGCGGCTGTACGCGTGGCGCCTGGGCGAGCTTTTTCCGGAAGCAGCCATCTCGGTTCTACGCGGCATGGAGGGGGCCCGCATGAAGGAGACCTACCGGCGTCTCGCCCAACAGCACGGGGTCCAATGGCGGGGTCGGCGCTACGACCGTGACAACCCGACAGCGGCTGATCTGGCGAATCAGGCCATAAACCACGCGGTCACCGCCGTCGAGGCGACGGCGATGGTCGCGGTTGTCGTGACCGGTGCCATCCCGCAGCTAGGTTTCATACACGAGGATGCCGGACACGCGTTCACATTGGATGTGACCGACCTGTTCCGCGACTCGGTGACTCTTCCTGTAGCATTCGCCTCCGCCAAGCAAGCCGCTCGGCATCCTGGCGATGACATCGAGCGCATCACACGTCGCCTAGCGGCTAAGACGCTGCGACAGAACAAGACCGTCCTGGAAATGATCGACCGCATCAAGGAGCTCTTCGACCAGCCTGCAGGAAGCCAGGCCTAG
- a CDS encoding type I-E CRISPR-associated protein Cse2/CasB: MTGSPPRSPPGASSARAARRGSLRALRQALQHSDAGTLAQLRRTKPESPPLAFFRVSAGVLDDLLPFQAGARERAESRWAALLQLMAMALGTQPDTGGLLGRVPLGEALARADVAEQRVLRLLEARDDLLADLARGIVGQLVSKGQTFRLDELADLILDPDVHVAETARRRIARDFYRHQSS; encoded by the coding sequence ATGACCGGTTCACCACCACGCTCCCCGCCCGGCGCCAGTAGCGCGCGCGCGGCGCGCCGCGGCTCCTTGCGTGCGCTCCGCCAGGCGCTGCAGCACAGCGATGCCGGCACCCTGGCACAGCTTCGCAGAACCAAACCGGAGTCCCCCCCACTAGCGTTCTTTCGGGTGTCCGCCGGTGTCCTCGACGACTTGCTGCCATTCCAAGCAGGTGCAAGAGAGCGAGCCGAGAGTCGGTGGGCGGCGCTTCTGCAGCTCATGGCCATGGCGCTTGGTACACAGCCCGACACTGGCGGCCTCCTGGGCCGAGTGCCGCTCGGCGAGGCCTTGGCCCGCGCAGACGTGGCCGAACAGCGCGTGCTGCGGCTGCTTGAGGCACGAGATGATCTCCTCGCGGATCTTGCGCGTGGCATCGTCGGCCAGCTCGTTAGCAAGGGCCAGACCTTTCGCTTGGACGAACTCGCGGACCTCATTCTCGATCCAGACGTTCACGTGGCCGAAACGGCCCGCCGCCGTATCGCTCGCGACTTCTATCGACACCAAAGCAGCTGA
- the cas5e gene encoding type I-E CRISPR-associated protein Cas5/CasD yields the protein MDVLVLRFDSPLMSFGAVLVDQFNRTDRYPYRAMLVGLFANALGLRRTDVDEHQSLQRRCRYAARRDREGTELVDFQTVDLGTRGSMSSELGWTAEGRLEQRKGGDAAEGTHIRYRHYVADAIVTVVCTLSEPGTNPSMDAVEQALRHPVRPLFVGRKCCVPSVPVLVERTQSASLRAAIEAVPRLDDARTGRWGNERSLPAIWPAEATDGASHRWMRVENRDWVNAIHVGRSRYVRGTVSPPEPATAQGREP from the coding sequence ATGGACGTTCTGGTCCTTCGCTTCGACTCCCCACTGATGAGTTTCGGCGCGGTGTTGGTCGATCAGTTCAACCGAACAGATCGCTATCCCTACCGCGCCATGCTCGTTGGCCTCTTTGCCAACGCTCTTGGCTTGCGCCGCACGGATGTAGACGAGCACCAGAGCTTGCAGAGGCGCTGCCGCTACGCCGCGCGCCGCGACCGCGAAGGTACGGAACTGGTAGACTTCCAGACCGTGGACCTCGGCACGCGCGGTTCGATGTCCTCGGAGCTTGGATGGACTGCTGAGGGCCGCCTTGAGCAGCGCAAGGGTGGCGATGCGGCCGAGGGTACACACATTCGTTACAGACACTACGTCGCGGACGCGATAGTGACGGTGGTCTGCACGCTGAGCGAGCCGGGCACGAATCCGAGCATGGATGCTGTTGAACAGGCCTTGCGGCACCCGGTCAGGCCGCTGTTCGTCGGTCGCAAGTGCTGTGTGCCGTCGGTGCCCGTGTTAGTTGAACGCACTCAGTCAGCGTCGCTTCGCGCAGCAATTGAGGCCGTGCCACGGTTGGACGACGCGAGGACTGGCCGGTGGGGGAACGAGCGATCGCTTCCGGCCATCTGGCCAGCCGAGGCAACCGACGGAGCATCACACCGGTGGATGCGCGTGGAGAACCGGGATTGGGTAAACGCTATCCACGTGGGCCGAAGCCGGTATGTGAGGGGCACGGTGTCGCCACCGGAGCCGGCCACAGCCCAAGGACGAGAGCCATGA
- the cas6e gene encoding type I-E CRISPR-associated protein Cas6/Cse3/CasE — protein MTRPLHLVRLWVDGARLHAFARQSRLPLRDFDDGYAVHALFAALFDHDALGQGRLAPRPFRILDSSRRRCEVLAYATADHRALVHRARTFGDPGSLEVCDLERLVSRPVPHFRSGIRLGFSARVCPVRRLSKERIEIDAFLARVRRASEGNEPPKREAVYREWLAEQLEADNAARLLTCGMSSFRLGRQYRRTQGERRKAARLSRPEAVFEGELEVRDSAAFGGRLERGLGRHRAFGFGMLLLRPSIASSPG, from the coding sequence ATGACCAGGCCATTGCATCTGGTCCGACTCTGGGTTGACGGGGCACGGCTCCACGCCTTTGCGAGGCAGTCGAGGCTGCCTCTGCGAGATTTCGACGACGGATACGCTGTGCACGCACTGTTCGCCGCGTTGTTTGACCATGACGCGCTCGGGCAGGGCAGGCTCGCCCCGCGGCCGTTTAGAATCCTCGATTCGAGTCGGCGTCGCTGTGAAGTACTAGCCTACGCCACTGCCGACCATCGCGCGTTGGTGCACCGTGCGCGGACGTTCGGCGACCCGGGCTCGTTGGAGGTCTGCGATCTGGAGCGGCTCGTATCGCGTCCGGTTCCACACTTTCGGTCCGGAATCCGTCTCGGGTTTTCGGCACGCGTGTGTCCGGTTCGACGCCTGTCGAAGGAACGGATCGAAATCGACGCGTTTCTGGCTCGGGTTCGCCGGGCATCTGAGGGTAACGAGCCCCCGAAACGAGAAGCTGTCTACCGCGAGTGGCTCGCTGAGCAGCTTGAGGCCGACAACGCGGCTCGTCTGCTGACTTGCGGCATGAGCAGCTTCAGGCTTGGCCGTCAGTATCGACGCACCCAGGGCGAGCGGCGTAAGGCCGCGCGACTCTCCCGTCCCGAGGCGGTTTTCGAGGGCGAGCTTGAGGTCCGCGACAGCGCCGCTTTCGGTGGGCGACTCGAGCGCGGACTTGGGCGTCACCGGGCGTTCGGTTTCGGCATGCTCCTGCTGAGGCCGAGTATCGCGTCCAGCCCAGGATGA